Proteins encoded by one window of Carassius carassius chromosome 30, fCarCar2.1, whole genome shotgun sequence:
- the LOC132110561 gene encoding mitochondrial genome maintenance exonuclease 1-like, whose translation MAITMQVLKLLIQCKCVRSMGFPSGQFSRVDNFSTGCQWRARKKVSQYSTVDTDRYSSLVREVLSSKTSSQTPESIENEDCQLYGPVIRSRPPSQQPKLPKNLHPLLNEAKGQSEYVPGPLARITLQRDSNNASIPSVTRILQKTMPPDQAFYLERWKRRMIAELGEEGFREYSLNLFRQGKLFHAAIEDTFTQEIPFKEEHECPAEVSGYIESVSNVLNDITGVRAIESAVNHSALHYLGIVDCVAQYRGSLCVIDWKTSEKPKPSLRHTYDNPLQVAAYIGALNSDHNYNYQVENGLIVVAYKDGSPAHTHFLNSEKIMPFWEKWLLRLEEYAEK comes from the exons ATGGCGATTACAATGCAAGTATTGAAGCTGTTGATACAATGCAAGTGTGTGAGATCAATGGGCTTCCCCTCTGGTCAGTTCTCGCGCGTGGATAACTTTTCAACCGGCTGTCAATGGAGAGCACGCAAGAAGGTCAGTCAGTACAGCACAGTGGACACTGACCGGTACTCATCTCTGGTGCGAGAGGTACTGTCATCAAAAACCAGCTCCCAGACTCCTGAAAGCATCGAGAATGAGGACTGTCAGCTCTACGGACCTGTAATAAGATCCAGACCGCCTTCACAACAGCCCAAATTACCTAAAAACCTGCATCCACTGTTAAATGAGGCCAAAGGTCAGTCGGAGTATGTGCCGGGACCTTTAGCTCGTATAACATTACAGAGGGACTCTAATAATGCATCTATACCCAGCGTGACCCGTATCCTCCAGAAGACCATGCCACCCGACCAAGCATTTTACCTAGAAAGATGGAAGAGAAGAATGATCGCTGAACTCGGAGAGGAAGGGTTTCGAGAATACAGCTTAA aCCTTTTTAGACAAGGAAAGCTGTTCCATGCTGCCATTGAGGACACTTTCACCCAGGAAATCCCTTTTAAGGAGGAACATGAGTGTCCAGCAGAGGTGTCTGGATATATAGAGAGTGTATCTAATGTGCTGAATGATATAACAGGAGTAAGAGCTATTGAGAGTGCTGTGAATCATTCTGCGTTACACTATCTTGGCATTGTAGATTGTGTTGCCCAATACAG AGGTTCATTGTGTGTCattgactggaagacctcagagAAGCCTAAGCCCTCCCTTCGCCATACTTATGACAATCCATTACAAGTAGCTGCATACATTGGAGCTTTGAACAGTGACCACAACTACAACTACCAG GTAGAAAATGGTTTAATTGTGGTGGCCTATAAAGATGGATCACCCGCACATACTCACTTCCTGAATTCGGAGAAGATTATGCCATTCTGGGAGAAATGGCTACTTCGACTAGAAGAATATGCAGAGAAATAA
- the LOC132110569 gene encoding cystatin-like, giving the protein MYFKMIVSFLAVTLAVASDGIPGGPIDADINDKGVQDALQFAVTQYNSESNDAYVRQVTEVIDVQQQVVSGLKYIFTVKMGRTTCRKGVVGTQCAIHEDPSVAQVTQCKITVWSQPWLDSIKVLENTCK; this is encoded by the exons ATGTATTTTAAGATGATTGTATCGTTTTTGGCCGTGACTTTAGCCGTGGCGAGCGATGGGATTCCTGGAGGCCCTATAGATGCCGACATTAACGATAAAGGGGTTCAGGATGCGTTACAGTTCGCAGTGACCCAGTACAACAGCGAAAGTAACGATGCGTATGTACGTCAGGTTACCGAGGTCATCGACGTACAACAACAA GTTGTCTCTGGCCTGAAATACATCTTCACTGTGAAGATGGGCAGAACCACCTGCAGAAAGGGTGTAGTTGGGACCCAGTGTGCCATTCATGAGGATCCTAGTGTTGCACAG gtcACTCAGTGCAAAATAACAGTCTGGAGCCAGCCATGGTTAGACTCCATTAAAGTGCTTGAAAACACCTGCAAGTAG